The Hymenobacter sp. 5317J-9 genome has a window encoding:
- a CDS encoding T9SS type A sorting domain-containing protein, producing MKPLLTLLAMGALTAASLTASAQFTVDGVASAAEIGTGVGKYQLAGSYTGTHLDTDRGLKSMYVGYTATTLNLMLVGSGESSTAGAYRSFILYFNTPARSGVPAGTQLPGGLDTGSPLAHRPTLDLQVDYGIRCVVGPSAGDVYFSAVSYVTGTGTSPVGTDPYVGQGNKSGTVVTATTAVLTGTRFAYTNTVSLAANTTNTGVEIEIPLSVLNNGSTTLGAGSRLDLFAAFTDSNGNFVTADVIPQVAGRTTAFGSNPDFSAIAGTQAVAFALGTGVLANRNAVASGLDFQVYPNPASAASSTVAYTVPAGRQPVSLAVYNALGQRVRSLAAAEQSGAQQFPLGNLPAGAYLVKLQVGDQLTSRKVVVQ from the coding sequence ATGAAACCCTTACTTACTCTCCTTGCGATGGGTGCCCTCACGGCGGCCTCGCTCACCGCCAGCGCCCAGTTCACGGTCGACGGCGTGGCTTCGGCGGCTGAAATCGGCACGGGCGTGGGCAAATACCAGCTGGCCGGCTCCTACACCGGCACGCACCTCGACACCGACCGCGGTCTGAAATCCATGTACGTGGGCTACACCGCCACCACGCTCAACCTGATGCTGGTGGGCTCGGGCGAATCATCGACGGCGGGGGCCTACCGCTCGTTTATTCTCTACTTCAACACCCCGGCGCGCTCGGGCGTGCCGGCCGGCACTCAGCTGCCCGGCGGCCTCGACACGGGCTCGCCCCTGGCCCACCGCCCCACCCTCGACCTGCAGGTCGATTACGGCATCCGGTGCGTAGTGGGACCCAGCGCCGGCGACGTGTACTTCAGCGCCGTCTCGTACGTGACGGGCACGGGCACCTCGCCCGTGGGCACCGACCCCTACGTGGGCCAGGGCAACAAGAGCGGCACCGTGGTAACGGCCACCACGGCCGTGCTCACCGGCACGCGCTTCGCCTACACCAACACCGTGTCGCTGGCCGCCAACACCACCAACACGGGCGTAGAAATTGAGATTCCGCTGTCGGTGCTCAACAACGGCAGTACCACGCTGGGCGCCGGTAGCCGCCTCGACCTATTTGCGGCCTTCACCGACAGCAACGGCAACTTCGTCACCGCCGACGTGATTCCGCAAGTGGCGGGCCGCACCACGGCCTTCGGCAGCAACCCCGACTTCTCGGCCATTGCCGGCACGCAGGCGGTGGCGTTTGCGCTGGGCACGGGCGTGCTGGCCAACCGCAACGCCGTGGCCAGCGGGCTCGATTTCCAAGTGTACCCCAACCCGGCTTCGGCGGCGTCCTCCACGGTGGCCTACACCGTGCCGGCCGGCCGGCAGCCGGTGTCGCTGGCCGTGTACAACGCCCTGGGCCAGCGCGTGCGCTCCCTGGCCGCGGCCGAGCAGAGCGGCGCGCAGCAGTTTCCGCTGGGCAATCTGCCCGCCGGCGCCTACCTCGTGAAGCTGCAGGTGGGCGACCAGCTCACCAGCCGCAAAGTAGTGGTGCAATAG
- a CDS encoding PAS domain S-box protein, protein MASDHTPPTPWNDPADPHAALRARAEQRRYLVTQAAEQHTPEEVRRLLQELQVHQIELEMQYEELLLAQADAQAARAEYHDLYDFAPIGYFTLSQTGKVEQLNLFASQQMSSVRQQLVSRRFALFVAPAERMAFGQFLARVFANEGTQSAEFSLQREDGSTFYAQLEGLRVQRADELQCRLAVLDITARRAATQQLAASEASFRKLFADSNDAVVLLQGHQFVDCNAAALRLLGAHAKEQLVGRPAWAHAPEHQPGGQRTIDLFRETTEAAIRTGSQRCEALMTRVTGEEIWVEAVLTPIELGGLQPLVHILWRDVTAARASREELRLSQERLQMALAAAESGVWVWELAGHQLYWDARAQAIFGLEYNPAPVSFEVLRSAVHPQDLIEMAVGLKRSLAEHRPFDLEYRIVWPDGTVRYVAALGKVVHDERGHPLRLIGIMHDVTPRREAENALRREKDFTESLLDNSVDGILALDRHARITAWNAEAARYFGLEAAAVLGRPLFDVLPSLSETACLDVSRALAGERVTCLAQPLLVRPGHFDAYLVPLKDNGEAEPSGVLAIIRDVTERDRLAEEATQLRLRQQQEVLAAILATQETERKRIAEALHNGLGQLLYAAKLSLENRAARPAAPDASLKLLDDAIRAARTISFELTPGVLEDFGLHTALEALVKRMGPTGLPVRLHLLGLEQRLAAPVEIAVYRVVQELLNNVMKHADATEAVVHVVREGHRLEVSVEDNGRGFDPSTLASQPLAGIGLSGVRNRVALLGGELSIQSRLGQGTIVSFELNV, encoded by the coding sequence ATGGCTTCCGACCACACCCCTCCGACTCCGTGGAATGACCCCGCTGACCCTCATGCGGCCCTGCGCGCCCGCGCCGAGCAGCGGCGCTATCTCGTGACGCAAGCCGCTGAACAGCACACGCCCGAGGAGGTGCGGCGGCTGCTGCAGGAGTTGCAGGTGCATCAGATTGAGCTCGAGATGCAGTACGAAGAGCTGCTGCTGGCCCAGGCCGATGCCCAGGCCGCCCGGGCCGAGTACCACGACCTCTACGATTTTGCCCCCATCGGCTACTTCACCCTCAGCCAAACAGGCAAGGTGGAGCAGCTCAACCTGTTTGCCAGCCAGCAGATGAGCTCGGTGCGCCAGCAGCTGGTGAGCCGGCGCTTTGCCCTGTTTGTGGCTCCGGCCGAGCGCATGGCATTCGGGCAGTTTCTGGCCAGGGTGTTTGCCAACGAGGGCACCCAGAGTGCCGAGTTTTCTTTGCAGCGCGAAGACGGTAGCACCTTCTACGCCCAGCTCGAGGGCCTGCGGGTCCAGCGCGCCGACGAGCTGCAGTGCCGCCTGGCCGTGCTGGACATAACGGCCCGCCGCGCGGCCACGCAGCAGCTGGCGGCCAGCGAGGCCAGCTTCCGCAAGCTTTTTGCCGACAGCAACGACGCCGTGGTGCTGCTGCAGGGCCACCAGTTTGTGGATTGCAACGCGGCCGCCCTGCGCTTGCTGGGTGCGCACGCCAAAGAGCAACTGGTGGGCCGGCCCGCCTGGGCCCACGCCCCGGAGCACCAGCCCGGCGGCCAGCGCACCATCGACCTGTTTCGCGAAACCACCGAGGCGGCCATTCGCACGGGCTCGCAACGCTGCGAAGCGCTGATGACCAGGGTAACGGGCGAGGAAATCTGGGTCGAGGCCGTGCTCACGCCCATTGAGCTGGGGGGGCTGCAGCCCTTGGTGCACATTTTGTGGCGCGACGTGACGGCCGCCCGCGCCTCCCGCGAAGAGCTGCGCCTGAGCCAGGAGCGCCTGCAAATGGCCCTGGCCGCGGCCGAAAGTGGCGTGTGGGTGTGGGAGCTGGCGGGCCACCAGCTGTATTGGGACGCCCGGGCGCAGGCCATCTTCGGACTGGAATACAACCCCGCGCCGGTGTCGTTTGAGGTGCTGCGCAGCGCCGTGCACCCGCAGGACCTGATAGAAATGGCAGTGGGGCTCAAACGCTCCCTGGCCGAGCACCGCCCCTTCGACTTGGAATACCGCATTGTGTGGCCCGACGGCACGGTGCGCTACGTGGCCGCGCTGGGCAAGGTGGTGCACGACGAGCGGGGCCACCCGCTGCGCCTCATCGGCATCATGCACGACGTGACGCCCCGCCGCGAAGCCGAAAACGCCCTGCGGCGGGAAAAAGACTTCACCGAAAGCCTGCTCGACAACTCCGTCGATGGCATTCTGGCCCTCGACCGCCACGCCCGCATCACGGCCTGGAACGCCGAGGCGGCCCGCTATTTTGGGCTGGAAGCCGCCGCCGTGCTGGGCCGCCCCCTGTTCGACGTGCTGCCCTCCTTGAGCGAAACCGCCTGCCTCGACGTGAGCCGGGCCCTGGCCGGCGAGCGGGTGACCTGCCTGGCCCAGCCCTTGCTCGTGCGCCCCGGCCACTTCGACGCCTACCTGGTGCCCCTGAAAGACAACGGCGAGGCCGAACCCAGCGGCGTGCTGGCCATCATTCGCGACGTGACCGAGCGCGACCGCCTGGCCGAAGAAGCCACCCAGCTGCGCCTGCGCCAGCAGCAGGAGGTGCTGGCCGCCATTCTGGCCACCCAGGAAACCGAGCGCAAGCGCATTGCCGAGGCCCTGCACAACGGCTTGGGCCAGCTCCTCTACGCCGCCAAGCTCAGCCTGGAAAACCGGGCCGCCCGGCCCGCGGCGCCCGATGCTTCGCTCAAGCTCCTCGACGACGCCATTCGGGCCGCGCGCACCATCTCCTTCGAGCTGACCCCCGGCGTGCTCGAAGACTTTGGCCTGCACACCGCCCTGGAAGCGCTGGTGAAACGCATGGGGCCCACCGGCCTGCCCGTGCGCCTGCACCTGCTGGGCCTGGAGCAGCGCCTGGCCGCGCCGGTCGAAATTGCGGTGTACCGGGTGGTGCAGGAGTTGCTCAACAACGTGATGAAGCACGCCGACGCCACCGAGGCGGTGGTGCACGTGGTGCGCGAAGGCCACCGCCTCGAAGTGAGCGTGGAGGACAACGGCCGCGGCTTCGACCCGAGCACGCTGGCCAGCCAGCCGCTGGCGGGCATTGGCCTTTCGGGGGTGCGCAACCGGGTGGCGCTGCTCGGCGGCGAGCTCAGCATTCAGTCGCGGCTGGGCCAGGGCACCATCGTCAGCTTCGAGCTGAACGTGTGA
- a CDS encoding DoxX family protein: MSPTVRNVIAWILQALLAAMFIYGGFSKLMQLDATMKMFGSLGLPGWFGGFIGVAELLGGIGLLVPRTVRPAALGLIVIMLGAVFMHATKIPGGLAKGVPAIVALVLLVVVLVLRSRPVPRAL, from the coding sequence ATGAGCCCAACGGTACGCAACGTCATTGCCTGGATTCTGCAGGCCCTGCTGGCCGCCATGTTCATCTATGGCGGCTTCTCGAAGCTAATGCAACTCGACGCCACCATGAAAATGTTTGGCAGTTTGGGCTTGCCGGGCTGGTTTGGCGGCTTCATTGGGGTAGCTGAGCTGCTGGGCGGCATCGGGCTGCTGGTGCCGCGCACGGTGCGGCCGGCGGCGCTTGGCCTCATCGTCATCATGCTGGGGGCGGTGTTTATGCACGCCACCAAGATTCCCGGCGGCCTGGCCAAGGGCGTGCCGGCCATTGTGGCGCTGGTGCTGCTGGTGGTGGTGCTGGTGCTGCGCAGCCGCCCCGTGCCCCGGGCACTGTAA
- a CDS encoding CheR family methyltransferase, protein MNPNDLTPSTDEPGIVVTPPEELPRDGVGPPALLREASRPDEAAGDKFPLVGIGGSAGSLAAFEQFFRAMPPDSGMAFVVVTHLLPDQPSELPQVLQRFTPMPVLEAEDGLRVRPNHVYVIPPNRDMSILHGTLLLFAPTQPPGRRLPIDFFFQSLAKDARERAVCVVCSGLGTDGTLGLKMVMENFGMVMVQDPATAEYDAMPRSALATEFVDSVLPAEQLPAKLLHYVRHPDTRPRRDEPESVSKPAHALQKIFLLVRAQTGHDFSFYKRNTVFRRIERRMNSHQIKEFTLYVRYLQENPAEVEALFKELLIGVTKFFRDREAYDILKARLLPLLRQKPADSVVRAWAPGCSTGEEAYSLAMTLLECLDGVDRQKYLKLQIFATDINPDGIEFARAGLYPDNIVADVSPERLRRFFTKTDEGYRIKKDVRDAVVFAVHDLNKDAPFTKLDLLVCRNLLIYLSAELQRNLIPVFHYALNPNGLLFLGPSENLTGFQDLFQSLDVKWKISRRTDTPSSVTRLAAFPFTLARQQAPSAPASASGSMNPNSVRKEGTFATLVQRVLLRHYTPPAVVINGKGEIMYVNGRTGRYLEPAPGLSGMNIFDMAREELNYELSAAVHKAAATREPVVADNVKLRQETGVQLVRLTVKPLEESEQLANLLLVVFEEQPTPQKVRLGKARLASDPGHDAQIQALEKELQYTKHRLQTTIEEMESSVEELKSTNEELQSANEELQSTNEEAMTNKEEMQSLNEELMTLNMQYLSKTEELSQAANDMKNLLDATEIATIFLDNDMVIKRFTPPVHRIISLMPADVGRPITHFASTLRHQSLEKDVQQVLDRLVSVEANIQTTRGEWYAMRILPYRTLDNYISGAVITFTDITGLKTLEAQLQESARFAESIVETMREPLLVLDAQQRVLAVSGAFAELFGLDAAAVKGQPLRELDGGVWQQPVLRRRLDEALAHPGAPFEDFAFAAEFPRAGRRALRLYGRSLLSHGARTGPLLLGVREVQEE, encoded by the coding sequence ATGAATCCCAACGACCTGACGCCCTCCACCGACGAGCCTGGCATCGTTGTCACGCCGCCCGAAGAGTTGCCGCGCGACGGCGTCGGCCCGCCCGCGCTGCTGCGCGAAGCCAGCCGCCCCGACGAAGCCGCGGGCGACAAGTTCCCGCTGGTGGGCATCGGCGGCTCGGCGGGGTCGTTGGCCGCGTTTGAGCAGTTTTTTCGGGCCATGCCGCCCGACAGCGGCATGGCCTTCGTGGTGGTGACGCACCTGTTGCCCGACCAGCCGTCGGAGTTGCCGCAGGTGCTGCAACGCTTCACCCCGATGCCGGTGCTGGAAGCCGAGGACGGCCTGCGCGTGCGCCCCAACCACGTCTACGTCATTCCGCCCAACCGCGACATGAGCATCCTGCACGGCACGCTGCTGCTGTTTGCGCCCACCCAGCCGCCGGGCCGCCGCCTGCCCATCGACTTCTTTTTTCAGAGCCTGGCCAAGGACGCCCGCGAGCGGGCCGTGTGCGTGGTGTGCTCGGGCCTGGGCACCGACGGCACCCTGGGCCTGAAGATGGTGATGGAAAACTTTGGGATGGTGATGGTGCAGGACCCCGCCACGGCCGAGTACGACGCCATGCCGCGCTCGGCGCTGGCCACCGAGTTTGTGGACTCCGTGCTGCCCGCCGAGCAGCTGCCGGCCAAGCTGCTGCACTACGTGCGGCACCCCGACACGCGCCCCCGCCGCGACGAGCCCGAAAGCGTGAGCAAGCCCGCCCACGCCCTGCAGAAAATTTTCCTGCTCGTTCGGGCCCAGACCGGGCACGACTTTTCTTTCTACAAGCGCAACACGGTGTTTCGGCGCATTGAGCGGCGCATGAATTCGCACCAGATTAAGGAGTTCACCCTCTACGTGCGCTACCTGCAGGAAAACCCCGCCGAAGTAGAGGCCTTGTTCAAGGAATTGCTGATTGGGGTGACCAAGTTTTTCCGCGACCGCGAGGCCTACGATATCCTCAAGGCGCGGCTGCTGCCGCTGCTGCGCCAGAAACCCGCCGACAGCGTGGTGCGCGCGTGGGCGCCGGGCTGCTCCACCGGCGAGGAGGCCTACTCCCTGGCCATGACGCTGCTCGAGTGTCTCGACGGCGTGGACCGCCAGAAGTACCTCAAGCTGCAGATTTTTGCCACTGACATCAACCCCGACGGCATCGAGTTTGCCCGTGCCGGGCTCTACCCCGACAACATCGTGGCCGACGTGAGCCCCGAGCGCCTGCGCCGCTTCTTCACCAAAACCGACGAAGGCTACCGCATCAAGAAAGACGTGCGCGACGCGGTGGTGTTTGCCGTGCACGACCTCAACAAGGACGCGCCCTTCACCAAGCTCGACCTGCTGGTGTGCCGCAACCTGCTCATTTACCTGAGCGCCGAGCTGCAGCGCAACCTCATCCCCGTGTTTCACTACGCCCTCAACCCCAACGGGCTGCTGTTTTTGGGGCCCAGCGAAAACCTCACCGGCTTCCAGGACTTGTTTCAGAGCCTGGACGTGAAGTGGAAGATTTCGCGGCGTACCGACACGCCTTCCTCCGTCACGCGCCTCGCGGCGTTTCCCTTCACCCTGGCCCGGCAGCAAGCCCCTTCCGCGCCCGCATCCGCTTCCGGCTCCATGAACCCGAATTCCGTTCGCAAGGAAGGCACCTTTGCCACCCTGGTGCAGCGCGTGCTGCTGCGCCACTACACCCCGCCCGCCGTGGTCATCAACGGCAAGGGCGAAATCATGTACGTGAACGGCCGCACCGGCCGCTACCTCGAGCCGGCCCCCGGCCTCAGCGGCATGAACATTTTCGACATGGCCCGCGAGGAGCTCAACTACGAGCTGAGCGCGGCCGTGCACAAGGCCGCCGCCACCCGCGAGCCCGTGGTGGCCGACAACGTGAAGCTGCGCCAGGAAACCGGCGTGCAGCTGGTGCGCCTCACGGTGAAGCCCCTGGAGGAAAGCGAGCAGCTAGCCAACCTGCTGCTGGTGGTGTTTGAGGAGCAGCCCACGCCCCAGAAGGTGCGCCTGGGCAAGGCCCGCCTTGCTTCTGACCCCGGCCACGACGCCCAGATTCAGGCCTTGGAAAAGGAGCTGCAATACACCAAGCACCGCCTCCAAACCACCATCGAGGAGATGGAAAGCAGCGTGGAAGAGCTCAAGAGCACCAACGAAGAGCTGCAAAGCGCCAACGAGGAGCTGCAAAGCACCAACGAGGAGGCCATGACCAACAAGGAGGAAATGCAGAGCCTCAACGAGGAGCTGATGACCCTGAACATGCAGTACCTCAGCAAAACCGAGGAGCTGAGCCAGGCCGCCAACGACATGAAGAACCTGCTCGACGCCACGGAGATTGCCACCATCTTCCTCGACAACGACATGGTGATAAAGCGCTTCACGCCCCCGGTGCACCGCATCATCTCGCTGATGCCCGCCGACGTGGGCCGCCCCATCACGCACTTTGCCAGCACCCTGCGCCACCAAAGCCTGGAGAAGGACGTGCAGCAGGTGCTCGACCGCCTGGTGAGCGTGGAAGCCAACATCCAGACCACCCGCGGCGAGTGGTACGCCATGCGCATCCTGCCCTACCGCACCTTGGACAACTACATCAGCGGGGCCGTCATCACCTTCACCGACATCACCGGCCTCAAAACTCTGGAGGCCCAGCTGCAGGAAAGCGCCCGCTTCGCCGAAAGCATCGTGGAAACCATGCGCGAGCCCCTGCTCGTGCTCGACGCCCAGCAGCGCGTGCTGGCCGTCAGCGGCGCATTTGCCGAGCTGTTCGGCCTCGACGCGGCGGCGGTGAAAGGGCAGCCCCTGCGCGAGCTCGACGGCGGCGTGTGGCAGCAGCCCGTGCTGCGCCGCCGCCTCGACGAGGCGCTGGCCCACCCCGGCGCGCCCTTCGAGGACTTTGCCTTCGCGGCCGAATTCCCGCGGGCCGGGCGGCGCGCGTTGCGCCTCTACGGCCGCAGCCTGCTGAGCCACGGCGCGCGCACGGGGCCCCTGCTGCTGGGCGTGCGCGAGGTGCAGGAAGAGTAG
- a CDS encoding cytochrome c peroxidase has translation MRLHTFTSRMLAAGAAVLLGLAGCKHDADLVDPEGPVVKPTAYVLDVPRYFPTLPAEPADNPLTQEGVALGRQLFYEKALSLNSQVACASCHRQELAFTDGLARSVGVAGTQTRRSSMALSNLAWEPKLMWDGSATGLESQARLPIENPLEMHQSLSAGVARLQATSTYPALFRKAFGSSTITEANTLKALAQFERTLVSSNSRYDQFLNGNRTALTATEQEGLVLFTTHPDPLKRIRGGNCGDCHSGPLQTNLTFSNNGLDAALTDLGLGAITGQASDNGKFRVPSLRNIALTAPYMHDGRFPNLDSVMAHYNEHVALGTPNLDPQIQVASNTVGGTRLDLTRAEKAKIVAFLRTLTDSTFIRDPRFAKP, from the coding sequence ATGCGGTTACACACGTTTACTTCTCGGATGCTGGCGGCGGGCGCCGCCGTGTTGCTGGGCCTAGCCGGCTGCAAACACGACGCCGACTTGGTGGACCCCGAAGGCCCCGTGGTGAAACCCACGGCCTACGTGCTCGACGTGCCCCGCTACTTCCCCACGCTGCCCGCCGAGCCCGCCGACAACCCCCTCACGCAGGAAGGCGTGGCCCTGGGCCGCCAGCTGTTTTATGAGAAAGCACTGTCGCTGAACAGCCAGGTGGCCTGCGCCAGCTGCCACCGCCAGGAGCTGGCCTTCACCGACGGTCTGGCCCGCTCCGTAGGCGTGGCCGGCACCCAGACGCGGCGCAGCTCCATGGCCCTGAGCAACCTGGCTTGGGAGCCTAAGCTGATGTGGGATGGCTCGGCCACCGGCCTCGAAAGCCAGGCCCGCCTGCCTATCGAAAACCCCTTGGAAATGCACCAGAGCCTGAGCGCCGGCGTGGCCCGGCTGCAGGCCACCAGCACCTACCCGGCCCTGTTTCGCAAGGCTTTTGGCAGCAGCACCATCACCGAGGCCAACACCCTCAAGGCCCTGGCGCAGTTTGAGCGCACGCTGGTGTCGAGCAACTCGCGCTACGACCAGTTTCTGAACGGCAACCGCACCGCCCTCACGGCCACCGAGCAGGAGGGCCTGGTGCTCTTCACCACCCACCCCGACCCGCTGAAGCGCATTCGGGGCGGCAACTGCGGCGACTGCCACTCCGGCCCGCTGCAAACCAATCTCACCTTCAGCAACAACGGCCTCGACGCTGCGCTGACGGATTTGGGCCTGGGCGCCATCACCGGCCAGGCCTCCGACAACGGCAAGTTCCGGGTGCCGTCGCTGCGCAACATTGCCCTCACGGCGCCCTACATGCACGACGGCCGCTTCCCCAACCTCGACTCGGTGATGGCCCACTACAACGAGCACGTGGCCCTCGGCACCCCCAACCTCGACCCGCAGATTCAGGTGGCCAGCAACACCGTGGGCGGCACCCGTCTGGACCTGACCAGGGCCGAGAAAGCCAAAATCGTGGCCTTCCTGCGCACCCTCACCGATTCTACCTTCATCCGGGACCCGCGCTTCGCCAAGCCTTAG
- a CDS encoding heavy metal-binding domain-containing protein, with amino-acid sequence MRFSLRAIFFLGLSASSLLLSSCEQQKPATAAPATTTTPATAEARYECPMGCAGSQSSKPGKCPTCGMDLEKKS; translated from the coding sequence ATGCGTTTTTCCCTTCGCGCCATCTTCTTTTTGGGCTTGTCGGCCAGCTCTCTGCTGCTGAGCAGCTGCGAGCAGCAGAAGCCCGCCACTGCTGCGCCCGCGACCACCACCACGCCCGCCACCGCCGAAGCCCGCTACGAGTGCCCGATGGGCTGCGCCGGCAGCCAAAGCAGCAAGCCCGGCAAGTGCCCCACCTGCGGCATGGACCTGGAAAAAAAGTCGTAA
- a CDS encoding antitoxin VbhA family protein: MLPAPFGSIPDDLPADQRAHWQRRQLTARNALDSQALTGTAANAETVASLQRYVRGEITLAQAIAQVRAQMAQEQQSYRQFLNRRNLI, encoded by the coding sequence ATGTTACCCGCACCTTTTGGTTCGATTCCGGATGACCTGCCGGCCGACCAGCGCGCCCACTGGCAGCGCCGCCAGCTCACGGCCCGCAACGCCCTCGATAGTCAGGCCCTGACCGGCACGGCCGCCAACGCCGAAACCGTGGCGTCGCTGCAACGCTACGTGCGCGGCGAAATCACGCTGGCCCAAGCCATTGCGCAGGTGCGCGCGCAAATGGCGCAGGAGCAGCAGAGCTACCGCCAGTTTCTGAACCGGCGCAACCTCATTTAA
- a CDS encoding chemotaxis protein CheB, whose amino-acid sequence MPAPSHLIVIGTSAGGMPALVQLVAQLPATLPAAVLVVQHFSADADGQHFVERLARHTTLACRLPTDGEPIEAGTLYLAPPNRHLLAKDGRTPHLLVTKGPRENHYRPAADALFRSAAVAFGSRVVGVVLTGMLHDGAAGLEFIKRCGGLAVVQDPHEAEYPSMPETALRNVDVDYVVPLHMMGALLEEITARPLPERKGEVPEDLKQEAAIAERVVGTTDEVLKIAHPVPLTCPDCGGSLFEVNNGKLLRYRCHTGHAFTADGLLHSAQQTLEETLWVALRMMEERKNLLSSMAARGAGPYSVQQEERIEEIKKHINRLREFLLNGNTGNAPKGTSAG is encoded by the coding sequence ATGCCCGCTCCTTCCCACCTGATTGTAATCGGCACGTCGGCCGGCGGCATGCCGGCGCTCGTCCAGCTGGTGGCCCAGCTGCCGGCCACGCTGCCCGCCGCCGTGCTGGTGGTACAGCACTTTTCGGCCGATGCCGACGGCCAACACTTCGTCGAACGCCTGGCGCGTCATACCACCCTGGCCTGCCGCCTGCCCACCGATGGCGAACCCATTGAGGCCGGCACCCTCTACCTCGCGCCCCCCAACCGCCACCTACTGGCCAAAGACGGCCGCACGCCGCACCTGCTCGTGACCAAGGGCCCGCGCGAAAACCACTACCGCCCGGCCGCCGACGCCCTGTTTCGGTCGGCCGCCGTGGCCTTCGGGTCGCGCGTGGTGGGCGTGGTGCTCACCGGCATGTTGCACGACGGCGCCGCCGGCCTCGAATTCATCAAGCGCTGCGGCGGCCTCGCCGTGGTGCAAGACCCCCACGAGGCCGAATACCCCAGCATGCCCGAAACCGCCCTCCGCAACGTGGACGTCGATTACGTGGTGCCGCTGCATATGATGGGTGCGCTGCTGGAAGAGATAACCGCCCGCCCCCTGCCCGAACGCAAAGGAGAAGTACCCGAAGACCTGAAGCAGGAGGCCGCCATTGCGGAAAGAGTTGTGGGAACCACCGACGAGGTACTGAAAATTGCGCATCCCGTGCCCCTCACCTGCCCCGATTGCGGCGGCAGCTTGTTTGAGGTGAACAACGGCAAGCTGCTCCGCTACCGGTGCCACACCGGGCACGCCTTCACGGCCGATGGCCTGCTGCACAGCGCCCAGCAAACCCTGGAAGAAACCCTCTGGGTAGCCCTGCGCATGATGGAGGAACGCAAAAACCTGCTCAGCAGCATGGCCGCGCGCGGCGCGGGCCCCTACTCGGTGCAGCAGGAAGAACGCATCGAAGAAATCAAAAAGCACATCAACCGCCTGCGCGAGTTCTTGCTGAATGGCAACACGGGCAATGCCCCGAAGGGCACGTCCGCAGGCTGA
- a CDS encoding heavy-metal-associated domain-containing protein: MSTLRFKTTINCGGCIKAVTPSLNREVGADNWQVDTANPDKILTVTAAQATASQVVKAVQDAGFEIQPLAQ; the protein is encoded by the coding sequence ATGTCCACGCTTCGTTTCAAAACCACCATCAACTGCGGCGGCTGCATAAAGGCCGTGACGCCCTCGCTCAATCGCGAAGTAGGCGCCGATAACTGGCAGGTCGACACCGCCAACCCCGATAAAATCCTCACCGTGACCGCCGCACAGGCCACCGCCAGCCAGGTGGTGAAAGCCGTGCAGGACGCTGGGTTTGAGATTCAGCCTTTGGCGCAGTAA